Sequence from the Meleagris gallopavo isolate NT-WF06-2002-E0010 breed Aviagen turkey brand Nicholas breeding stock chromosome 15, Turkey_5.1, whole genome shotgun sequence genome:
ACACAGCGAAACCTCTGGGTGAGGATTCCCTGAGCCCAGGCACAGCCCAGTGCCAAGGACACAGCTCTATGAGTACACAGGGCTGCACTCAGGGGGTGACATTTCAGCAATCGGTGTGATGCTCTGCAGGGAGTCCGGGAGCAGGGAGCGGAGCTGGGTTGATAAGAGCTGCTGGCTGAGAACGTGTTTAagtaatgaaaggaaaagagaggttTGAGATGCCCTTTTAAAGGAATAGTCGGGCAGGGGCAAGACCTGCTGAGCAATGTATAAAAACAAGCTTCAGGCTGAGGAGAGATGTTAGGATTAGCCAGAACCCAGAATAAACTCTGCTATTTCCAAGTAAAATTTTGGCATTGGCCTCTTCAAaaccagccctgcagcagcagagacagCAGGATGCTGCCGTGCCCCCACACCAGGAGTGGCCCCAGCAGTGggacagagcagcacagggtgGCTGAGGCACTGCCTGGTGCACACCCTGCATGCAGGGGACACAGCAGGCACCTCCCAAATGGGCATCCCAGCCCAACGAATGGATGGAAGCTTTCTGTGTCCTAGGCATCACCCTTCCCCAAAGCTCCATACAGCAGATGTGCTGCGTATAGGAAAAGTGCCATGGGGCCATCGTGTACAGGAGGACACAGGACTCTCCCCTAGAAGGGGGCAGGCTGGGGGGacacaggagctgcaggaaggggatGGATGGGGAATCAGCCAGAGCCAGCTTTGCTTCTTTGAATGCATCCAGCCATGTTGCATGATGGGGACACCTCTTTTTGGAGGTGGTGGAAGGAGTAAAAACCAGCAGGGGTAGAAAAATCCCACGGGGGCAAAATTTCTATGAAGTCAGCACCACAGAGCCAGCACTGCGCAGACCTGTGGGATGGACGCAGTGGGGGAACCCATAGAGTCTCCGCACTTTGGGGCCAGAGCCGTGCTGCCGTAGCATCCTCAAGGGCAGGATAAGCGTGTTTGCTCAGCTGAGATCAGCCCTTCCGTTTCCTTCCATTGGTGAGCATCAGGTGCAGCAGCAAGGCCACCAGCCTGCAGCATTTCCTACCCGCTTAACCCCTTCAGGGCAGGAGTGGAACCAGGACAGCCAGCGCAGCATGATGGGAAAGCCAAGCCCAAGCACACGGATGGTGTGACCGCCCAGAAAGCGCTGATGTCTCCAATGGTGCTGGGACTGGTTCACCCTCCCTGCTTTTAGCTTCGACATACAAAAGCCAGCTATCAAACCTGTTCCTACACATCTTCTACTCCTGGCTCTGCCCTGTACAACCTCAGTTTCCCAAAGCATAAGATGACACTGGCATTGTGTCAAACGGGAGGCTGAACCTGCCGGACAATGAGACACAAACGGGCTGCTCTGCCATCGGTGAGTCTGGTGGGTTAAATGGGTCAAATGCACCCGGGAGAAAACCACAGCCACTGCTCAGCCACAGCCACTGCTCGGactgctcctcacacacctcCCCAGAGCTCTTCTGCTAATTGCCAGCAATCAGAGCACACGGCGGCGCCCAGACCTTGCTCCTATCGCTTCCAGGATCACATGCAGGCAAAACCcacttaaacaaaaaaaaaaaaaagattttgagatTTTGAACTCCCAGCAAAGATCTGTGCTCATTCCAAACTGTTACAAAATGCCAGTGTTTTCCCCTGCCTGCCAAAAGCCTCCTTTGATGAGATGAGAGGTGTTATCAGAAGCAAAAATCGAAGGGGCTGAAGAACCCGAGGCAGGTTCCATAGGGTGGAACCACCAAATCAGAGACTTTCATCCTTCCCCACCACGGAGGCTGCAGATCATTAGCACAGAGGGACTGGAGCTCACTGAATGCCACTGCTTTTGGCAGCCGGGGGTGATGACAGCCGGGCGTTGTTGGCCGTGGCAGTGTTCGGGCTGCGGGTGGCAGGGCCCAGCACTATTCATCCCAGGGCTGGTGTGTGAGGCAGGGACAATACAGAGCTCCTCAGGGATTTTCTGACCAAGCCTCCTGTCCTGGGACAGGGATGTTCCATACAGGTTATGTAGAAGTGGCAGTTTTACCATTAATTTACATGGGAAAAAGGTTCCTTCCACACAGGAGGAGATACTTGTTCCTTTAGCTGTGCCAGACTGGACTGGTGTAGGGAAGAGTTAAAGGATTAGGACGTGAGTCTGGGATGTCAGAAACCACTTCAAGCCTCCACTTTGCAAAACCCTTATCTTGTGTCCCAGCAAGCAACTTGGCCACAGAACAACAGGCAAACACTGGGCCGAGCCCAGCTTTCACTCCCTGTTCTCCTCTACAAAGCCCTCCAACTGTTCAGGATGAGACAACTTCAAAACCTCATACAAAGCTTTCCTGAGATGGGATGAGGAGTGCCGgccctcctgcaggcagcatTTTGGTGTATGCTGTGTAGCACGGGGCACGTCAGCATGCAGCTCAGCACATTTCCACCGGAAAACAGCACTTCCAGGTCAAGAACAAGCGTTGGAAAAAGGCAGGTTTCCAGACTGTCCCATGCGATAGGAATCCCTGGGGTCACTGCCTGGAAGATGCTTACACAGCGTGAGCCCACTGCTTCCCACCCTGCCCAGCATCCCCACCGCTGCATGGGGCAATACCACACTGCCTGCCTGCACCGGGGCAGCCCAAGGACAGCTCATTCCCATTCCCTGGGCTATAAACAGGACCCCGCCACCAGGCAGCTCAGCTTCCAGCGGAAGGAATGGCTGCAATGCGGGGGAGAGCTCGGCACTTGCCTGGTGCTAACAGCTGGCCCCAGAGCTCCTCGCCCCTTCACCAGGCTGCATGTGGGGCTCAGGCAGCAGGTCAGGAATGAGCCTggctccctccctcccagcccaaTGCCTCCCCATTCTTGTGGGTGAGCTGGAGCCAAGTTTATCCCTGACACATCTCTGCTGGCTTCACTGGATTTAGACCACAGATATGGTGCAAGATTGAAATTCTTGTGGCACGAAAGGTCAGAGAAGAGTTATTAATGAGGAGAAGCAAGCACAGCCCAACTGGAGCAAAGGCTCATGGTGTGGAGCATCCCCAAATCACAGGCACATCCATAGCTCTCCATCGGCACAGCCTGGAGTAGCTGCCAGAGAGTATGGAGAGGCTGGGGACTGGGTCAGAGGCCCTTCGTCCACCAAAACTCCATGCCCTCCTTGCACAGCTACAGCCTCAGAGGGATCCAGTGGCTCTGGTGATGAGCAGAAAAGTTTGGAGAAGGTTTACATTAGCAAAGAACAATCTGAGTGCCAACAGCCATTCATTACACAAACTGAAAGTTTGTGCAGCAGGCACCTCCACCACTACCATAGAAGGCACCTACGAGGGGGTAaaagaagcagcacagctctgcctcagTGGGGAAACCTATGCAAAGTGGGGCATGGCAGGCATTGGGGCAGTGGGCCTCCATGCAGGGGTCATGGACAGGGACCTCTCCATGCACATCCTGTGCCGCATCTGGGCTCATCTCTACTAAGCCCCAGTATGGGCTCAGCAGCATGTCATCACCTCCCCACGATGTGGGAAGCCCTCAATGCTCATCATGTGGCATGGAGAGCACTGCCAGTAGACATCCATCACAGGTGGGACATCCTCCCAACAGTCTGCACAGCTTTCTCCTTTACCCATCAATGAGGTCCTCTGGGCCCTGGCACCACGTGTGTTTGACAACAAcactcctcctgcagcagcagcctccttcAGAGCCAGCACTGCGCGGCAGGTGGGCTGGGTGAGCTGCAAGGGGAGGCTGTCCCTGTCCCTGTCCTCTCCTGTGATGCCAGGCAATGTACTGAGCGACGACACTGGTGCTGCATCCCCAGAGCCGAACCCCTCACATCACATTTCTACTGCGGAAACACAACCCCATCTTTTTCCATCGGGAGGGAGAACTCCTGACCCTCGGGTCTCTCTGGCGCTGACCCcgagcagcagcacacacagcgACTTTGCCTCGCAGAGCCACATCCCCGGCAGTACCGCCGCGGCACCAACCAAAGCCGGGACCCGCGTGTGCTTNNNNNNNNNNNNNNNNNNNNNNNNNNNNNNNNNNNNNNNNNNNNNNNNNNNNNNNNNNNNNNNNNNNNNNNNNNNNNNNNNNNNNNNNNNNNNNNNNNNNGCTGCGTGCTTCGACCCGCCGTTCCCGGGGCTCTCCGTGCCCGCTCTCTCCTGGCGTCCCTCGGCCCTGCGTTGCTGCTGTCACTGTACCCCGACAAGAACTGGCACCTGTAGTGCGGGGCACCATAGAGCCGGCAGCCCCTTCTGGTCCCCtgagcagcccagccctgctccccccGCGCACAGCCCCGCAGAGATGTGCCCCCGTTCGTCTCTGTCTTTGGGACTGAGCCCCAATTCTCTCTCAAACCAAAGGGTCGCCCCGGGCCGTGGGCACAGGGCACAGCCATCCCTACGGCGCAGCCAAAGCGGCACCGTgggcactgcagctgctgtgaggCACCCGCTGTTCTCTGGGACACGGCAGTCACTCAGCACGTCCTGAGCGATGGCAGCCCGtggggtgctgctggctggctgctgTCCCAGAGGTGTGTGCCGGGACTCTGGCCCAGTTATCCCATCGTTGCTATGCTGGGAGTGGTCAGGAACAGTTACTTAACGttcataaaatgttttgaaaattaaaagcttCTCATTGTTGtggcattattattattattaggaATTAACTGAAGCTCTGGCCTCTCCAGGCTTTATCtctcacactgctgctggaagttCCTCATAACCCCGAACAGCCGAGTTTGATTTAGGGAGCTGTAGTTTATATGGGTGAAATCATTATAAACCCAATTGGCTCATTACTGCTGCACTAAAGCCGACAGCAGCAATTAACGGTGTGCTGTCACCACGTCCACTCCCACcctcagcacacagcccaggctcccagagctgtggctgctgcagagggTCAGCACTGACAGCATCTCCCCACCTTCAGCTTCCAGAAGCCCCCAAAGACGGATGCAGAATCAAGGCTcgagaagaaaaagaaacaaagagcacagaatTATCCGTGAGACTCCAATTCACTCTCAGGGGTGCAGAGGGCGCCTCTGCCACGTACAGTACTGAGAATCATACAGAGCTGCAATATAGAGATCTttctatgtatatatttataggtatgtatatatttataatgcGCTGCCTTTAAAACAGCCGCGCCTGCTTCTTCAGCTCGTTCCTCTTCCAGAGGGCCAGGCGGTCGAACTCGGCGATGGTCATGCCAAAGATCTGGTAGAACTCCTCCTGGGAGAGGTGCCGCTGTGGAGAGAGGGGCTGCTGGGCCAGGGCCACCATCCCAGGCTGATGGCAGTGcggggctgcagctggagggggTCTGGCAGCGAGACCCCCCCAAAGGTGTGCAACAGGGGACTGCAGGCTGCAGGACTGCTCGCACAGGAGATGCTCCTTGCATGCCCATGAGCCCCCCTCACTGCCCCACGTGGGCCAGGTAGGGTAAGCCCCAAGGAGATGTGCCCACTGGAAGATGCCTCACCTCTAACCGAGTCCTGTCCACGTCCTTGGGCAGCTGGTTCCTTCCCCTTGTCTTCACCAGGAGCAGCTCATAGGGGTAAATCtgtgcagggacagcagcactgtggcagCTCTCTACAGCCAGCAATGGGGCACCAGGACAGTGCCTCCCCCTGCCACATTTTGGGGGGCTTAAGTAGCACGGCAGGGCTTGGGTGGGACAGGGTAGAGGGTCGCCTGCTTTTGATGTGACCCTAATCCACCTGTGTGGCTCTGAAATGGTGAGTCCAAGTTCTGCTACTCGCTCTGCAAAGGCAGGAGTGGCTCAGAGGTGAATGTGAGCTGGGAACATGAGCACAGCCACCCACCTCTGCCTCGTGCCAGGGAGACATTGCTGCCTAGCACAGGGCTGGGGACCCAGGCAGGAAGCTGAGGCTCCAGTGGGACCCTAcggtgcagggatggggctgtcgggatggggatggaggagaATGAAGGCAGGAAGAGAGCAAAGCTTCTCCCTAACAGGGTCTGGGCACACAGGGGCACCTCTCTGGGACCTCCTCTGGGTGTCACCTCCAGGTGGCAGTCACGCCTGAGAGCCATCTTACCTTGTACTCTGTGGGacacaaaaaaacaagagacaTCAGCCACTCCCCACCAGCAGCCCCCTCCCGGGCTGCGGGGACTCCCCCATCTCTGCCCTTGTCCCTCTGGTCTAGATCCCATTtctggagctgcctgcagcgGGATGGCAGCCCCATGGCACCCGCTGACCCCCcgccctgcctgctgccctgcctgctgcccagccccacagcctcaCCTCGCATCCCCCAGTTGACGGCGTTGGTGCTGTCGTAATGGAAAAGCTCCGCGCTGGGCGGCTGCGGGAGGGATTcaaggagagagggaggggtGAGAAGGGGCCCCTCCAGACAGATTTCTTCCCAGCACAGCATCTCTCATGTCCCCAAAAGGGGAAGGCACCCCCATGCCTGGCAGTGAGGAAACTGAAGCACAAGCGACAAGGAAGTGACAAGCCCAGGTCTCCTAAGCTATAGGGTGTGAAGCAAAGCAAGGTGAGCTGCAGGACGGGGATTGAGACCTGCAGTGGGGCAGGCACAGCTCTCTGGCAGTGCCCACTGAGGGTTATTTGGGACTGGCACAGCCAGGCATGGCAGCAGGGATGCAGagaagggagcagcaggaggcactcaccctgtgcagcccattcctcCTGTAGGCAGGGAGAGAGGCTGACTTGGAAATGAGGGGATCTGGAAGGAAACCACCACGGAGCATGAGTGAGACCGCAGGGCCAGCCCAatgcacccagcagcactgctgcatgccCACACCTCCCCTTTTCTGACACATCTCCTTGGCCACTGCTCCCATGCATGGCACAGATGTGCTCCTGCCTCCCCAGGCCAGCTGCTCACAGTCCGTTTGCATTTCCGTTATTTCTCCATTGCTGTCCAGCTCCAAACTCACCTGGCTCTCTTTCCTTTCCAACTCCTCCCAGCGTGTTTCtcccccaggtccctctcccATGGCAGCCCTCCCTCCTCCATCCCAATAACCCCTTTCAAAATCTTCTTCCCTCCTTGCTCTGCCCTGGCACAGCACAggcctccttcctctctccacACCTCCCCAGTCCTAGCACGGCTCTCTGGGCTCAGCTCTCAGGCTCTGGTCTCCACAGCTGGGCAGGACCATGCCCCAAGGATGAGGGGTGTACACTCACCGCTGTCAGCCAGGTAGTGCATCCGGGGGGCTGCAAGGGGAGCACAGCCAGGGTCAAAGGGTTGAGCACTCTGCACCATGCAGAGATCCNNNNNNNNNNNNNNNNNNNNNNNNNNNNNNNNNNNNNNNNNNNNNNNNNNNNNNNNNNNNNNNNNNNNNNNNNNNNNNNNNNNNNNNNNNNNNNNNNNNNCATCCCCTGGTCCTCCTTAGGGCTCCCCAAGCATCCCCACACAGTCCCAGCCCCATGAGAGCATGGGGACTGCACAGAGCCTCAGGAAGAAAGGGGCCTCCTGGGTGCATCTCCCATTCCCAGCCCCTTCCTGCATGGCACAGAAGGACGGACAGTTGTGCTTACAGCCGTTGAGGGAGCCCTCATAGCCAGCCGTGTGCAGGgcttctctgctgctggcagagctgcgGGGCGGGGTCCAGGGGTCTGCGTAGGAGTTGGAGCGTGCCTTCATCTCCTCCCTTAGGATCAGCCTGCCGATGCCGCTCTGGATCTGGGCATGCAGAGAGATGGTGATGCTGGTTGGGAAGCATCCCAGGGCACATGGCACCTCTGGGCAAGGAGGTGACACACGGACTGCTCTGTGCCTTCCTGGCTCGCTGCCACCCTCTGTGCCCACCCTACCAGGCTGCAAACAGGGAAACCTCTCACCTTGTGCATGCCCCGCTCATAGCCATCCTCTTCACCTCCTGATGAGAACCGCCGGGCTCGGGGGGCTGCAAGGAGACATGTAGGGGGGGGTCAGATTGGGGCAGAGACAGGAGACAGCCCCCAGAGGCACAGGCATAGACAGATCCCAAGGACtgctgggatttgggggtcACTCTGGTACGTATCTCAGCTCAACCCCATCTTTGGGTCCAGGTGCAGCGCAGGGTGATGCCCTCTCTGCGGGTTTCCCATtcccacagtgctgcagatggctGTTACCTTTGGGGGATCCCTGGAAGGACCAGTATTCTGACTCGGAGTGGTAGTAGGGGTCGGGGGAGTAGGCAGGGCTGTACTTGGATGATTGTGCAATGTCCTCACTGGTTTTGCTTTTGGTGGCTGCAGGGACATTGTCTGCAAAAGGAGAATGGAGAGCTGTAACAGGGACACCACATTTATAAAAGTTCCACACCAGGATGAAAGCAAAGCCTCCTCTCTTCCCAGAACTTCGTAACAATTTGTGTTTGGGAGAGCTCAGAGAAGAGCTGGAAATAACCCATTCTCAAATGGCTGACACCTCCTGAAAACAAGGATGCAATGGCAGACAATGGTCATCAGTGCAGGGTCTGGCACTCCAGCAGCCTCAGTGCAAACAGCACCATGTCCCCAGGCTGTCCCATCTCCAAGGGCTATGGCTGCACAGGCACACAGCAGGGTTCACacaggaagggatggaggaggGCACAGTCCCTCTGGGGCAGCCAGTGGGTCACCATGAAGAGCAGGGGGAGGGACcccagcagctggggaaggggtTCAGCCCCAAGGCCAGGACACTTGTAGGGGGATGGGCACTGGGAACATGCATAGCCCCTGGCTCCTTCCAGCCCCCCTCGATGACTGTCCTGGAGGCAGCAGGGGCAGGGAGGTACAGGCAGAGCCCACCACCCAAGCACAGGGTACCTCACCGACAGCAGCTACTTACAGCAGAGGTGCAGGCAGACAACAAGGCAGTGGGCAGGTGGGAAAGGGAGCCcgcagagagagaggagagacaGTTACTACttcaggcagctgcagcccagctaCACATGCCAGCAAGCAGAGAGAGTGCAAGCCCAGCAGAGCCATGAACCACCCCAGgcttcctcctccccagcctCCTGCACCTCCTGGGTGCATTTCATCCTGCAGCAGTCATCCAGGATGGGCTATGTTATTCCTGCAGGGCTCCGTGTGTAACTGTAAATCACCATCTGCAGCCCTTTACGTGGGCTGCTCTGACTCCAGGTGTCACCCTCATCCCCTCTGCACCCCCCCCCCCATCCGTGTCCTCACTCCCCCTCCCAAGGATGCCCCATGGCTAGCAGCCCTCCCCTCCATCCTGCTCCTTGCACTGTGCCCTGCACTGTGCTTCTCAGAGGGGAAGCAGCAATACCATCCCCAAAGTCCTGctccccagctcctgcctgcatCTCCCACCATATCCCTACCCATCACCCACACCGAGAGCCACCGTGCCTGGCTCCCAGCTTGCAGACTGACCGTGCCGCTTGTAGATGGGAGGTTTCCTGTAGATGTTGCTCTCACCAGCAGCTGGatagagaaagggaagaaaggaggaaagaagcaTGGAGAGGAGCTCAGTGCGAGCTTGCAGCGGGCGCAGGACGGTGGTCCTGCAGGAgatgctgccccacagcagcctcCAGTGCAGCCCCAGCATCCAGCCACATCCAGGCTGGATTCCACTGCAGCTGGGCAGGTGGCAATGCATGAGTGCCATGCAGCGAACGCCCGGTCAGCATGCACCGCGGGGGGCACAGATGCACCACCGGCCctgccagcctgcagctgggcaCCATGGGGAAGAACGCCTGCGAGAACCACCTGCGAGCTACCTGGGGCACAACAAACTCAGCCAAAGCCTCTTTCcgcagcagagagagagaagagccaGCTGGGAGGGAAAGCGAGCCAGCGCCTGGTGCCAAGCTGGCGGAGGGTTGAGGGGGCCATCCATAAAGCACCGACCTGCTGGGTGGGGGATGGGGTAGGAGTGTGGTCAGGGTGTCCTTGTGGTGCAGGGTGTCTCCGGGCACTGGGGGTCCCATGGTGGGACAGAGTGGTGGGAGGTGTCCGTAGCGGGGCAGGGGATGGATGGTGCTCTGCCTGCTTCCCGCCCACTGCCCCCCCTCTGACCCATCCCCGTGGGCTCTGGGAGTGGGTGGTGGCCCTTACCTGGTGGCCCCCTGCAATCCCTGCAGaagggcagcaggctgctggcaaGCCCAGAAGAGCCTGGGGGGAGGGAGCGGCGGGCCCTAGGGGGAGTATAAAATAATCATCTGTAAAGGGGGAGAGCAGAACGGCCCCTGGCTGACACGCATTGCCTCATGGTCCTGGGGGAGCGGGCAGGGGATGGCTCTCTGCAGGGGCTCCTCGAGATGTGCGGGTAGAAGAAGGGTGggcatggggacaaggggacaAGCAGACACTGGAAGGCTCTGAGACGTTTGGGTGGTGACGGGGAGGAGGAGGGTTCAAGCTGCAGGTCCTGCTTATGGATGGCCTCTACCAGGGTAGatcctgctgccagctggctCTAGGCAGGCGGTGGAGCTACGCATGCAGCACACAAGGGATGGCACATGCGGGCATGCGACACATACGGCGCTTCCCCTGGGGCCAGGGGCTCCAGAGCCTACCTGGAATGTGGAAATGCTTGGGTGCTTGGTATGAGGTTGGAGTAGAAGACCTCACATCTAACTGGCTATAGTAGGGGGAGCTGCGCCCACTCTCTGTGCCTACACGGTGCCGAGCAGAAGCAGCCAAAAGTGATCGAGAGAAAGAAcaagaggcagaagaaaacaggTGTTAAAGGCAGCGGTGTTAGAAGAGCAGGGGATGGCCCGTGTAGTGAGGTGACAGGGTGATGTAGTCCAGGAGGGGCCGTGATGGAGCAGATGCCCTGCATCTTCTGATGAAGGCAGATGTGGAAGTGCCCCATTGGCAGCACCACTGGTGAGAGGAAAGCTGTGCGTGATGCAGTGGTGAGTGGTGCAGGGATGGTGGAGGAGGCAGCACCTCTGGACACACTGCCTCAGGTTGTGCCGTGCATTTCCACCGAGCTCCAGATGCCAGGAGAGCGGGCAGACACAGCGTGCTCCtccccagctgagctctgcaaTCCGGAGCAGCACTTGCAGCATGAGTGCTCCATGCACAACCCCAGAACTACCACGCCAGCTGAGTGGGCTGCTCTCCTCTACATTTTGTTGGACCTTGGGGCCACCTTCATCCTCAGATCTGAGCCCCCTCTCTGCCACAGAGAGTGGCAGAACCATgggctgcatgcagcacagcaggtcaCCACCTGCCCCCACCGCTCCTCCTCTGTCCCTGGCCAAGACCAGAGGGGTCCCTGGAGCCACAGCCCAAATCCTCACCTGAGCGGTAGAAGTGGTGGGGGGACCTCGGGATGGTGGGAGACATGCCCTGCCGGCTGTAGGTGGGGGAGTCGATGTAGCCAGGGCTGGAGGCTCGCCTCTGCCGGATGTCAAAGCTCTCATAGATGTCCTGGGGACAGGGAGAGGTGTGGAAGGTTAGAGCTGAGGGTGAGTGATAGAGGTGGCTGATGATGCTGTTGAGTGCATGCATGTCCAGTTGGGGCTGGACAGAAGCAGTCCCCTGGGATGGGTCCCCGTGTCCCCCAACCTCGGGTTGGCACCGGGCAGGggatgctcagcacagccccatagTAACAGCAGGGTGATGAAAGCCTGCAGTGCCATTACCTGTGAGTACGGGGAGAGGGTCCCCAAGGACTGGAGACAGCAGGAGGCAGGGAGGAGAGATAGAGAGAGACAGCACATGGTTAACGGTGGTGgccacacagcagctctgtttccCATGCCATAGGCCACTCGGTGAGAGCAGATTCATGACAGCTGTTGGGGTGGATGGACTGGGGTGACAAGCCCTGGGACTAGGGATGAGAGGGATGTGGCTGCGGCACATTACAAAGCCCTTGCCAGGACTACCTCAACCCCCCCCCTCCTCTCTGTGGGATCTGATCAAATCCTGTCCCTCTGTGCCCTTCTGCCCATGAGCTGCTATGGGACAGCTCCATGCCACCTCACTCTTGACAGTGACTTCAGCACCTGCTGATGGGAAGGAACCCTTGGGGAGAAATCCCCTTTCCTGTGTGCCCACTGGTGTCCCTGAGAAGTGAGTGAAGCCCCATGCCATGTCCCCATATGGGGGTCCGGCTCTGGGCACATCCCAGCTCAGTACCTCCCCATAGCTATATCTCTCCAGAGTCTCATCCGACGTGTATCTGTGATAGGGCTCGTACGAAATGAGGTCAGGACGCTGCACTTCGTAGATGGCTTTAATCTTGGGAAGAGCTGCCAGGTCTTTGTAATTAAGGATCTCATTATCCACTTTAGCCTAGGGAGAGGGAGAGACAGAGGCAGAAAGGACggaaagggagagaaggaaagaggaaaggggaagatgGAGCACACAGTACACAGAACCAGCACGTGGAGCCCGAGCACCAcgacagcaggaagaaaagatgagtggaggcagcagagggacaggggAGAGGGGCTGGGATGGAGGACAGTGGGACAATGTCCCTCGGGGTGCTCCCTCCGTGCCAATGGGGAGAGGGGACATGACTCGTCCATGCTGTTCCCAAACACAGGGGTGGGAACTGTCACTCTCCCTTCCAAATCACTCCAAACCCATGGCCACAGCCCCAGTTCTGCCCTGTGGGGCTGAGGTCAGAGATCTACTTACGCAGATGACTCTGTTGGGGGAGCCGATGCTGGAGCCGGGTGGCGAGATTGAGGTTTCTGATGTCCTTCTGTGCTGTGAAGCCGAAAAGAAAGGACCAGTGAGAGCCAGCCAAGTcacagccaggagcagcagacATTGCAtagtgctgagtgctgctcaGGAATGAAGCTCCTTCAGGGTAAGGAACCACTCTGGGCTGGGGCAGTGCTCCCGCAGTGCCCAGGGACTCGGGTCAGCATTTGGGACCTGCAGCTTTTGGAGAGGCCTCTGACTGCCACCTACCTTCAGCTTCTTCTCTGCCCGAGCTGCCTGCTTGCAGATGGGGTGCCACACCTCAGAGCCTGGAGTGCAGAGGGAAAGCGCCTGAGCTCTGTGCACAGCTCGCACCCACTGCTAGATATCACCCAGCTGTGTGCCTGCACGTCCCCCGCCCCGTCCTGTCCCTGCATATCCCAGCCCCGCCACCTCCTGCCCCTGCCCAGAACCTGCTGACCCCCAGTGGGATCTGGCTGTGCTGTCCCCAGCTGCACCAAGCTGTTGGTGTGCAGCTGGGAATGGCTCCTATGGGGGCTGGAATGAGCTCCTGCCAGAACCAAAGCAGCTGAGCAAAGACAGAGCCTTAAGATGCTCAGTGTAACCCAGACAGAGGGGAGGTGGGACAGGTGGGAAGGGTCCTGGGGTTCCCTGCACTGGGCACAGCCCCCATCACTGTAGCAGTCCCTACCTGTGAGGTACATCTCCTCTCCTGCGGTGAACATCTGGTGGCAGCGCACGCAGCGGGCGCAGGTGGGGTGGTAGTGCTTCCCACCCGCCTGCAAGGGAACAGCCTGAGTGGGGCAGGGCCTGGGCATGCTCAGGGGCAAAGCCTCAGGGAGAGCAACACAAAGTAGAAAAAAGCAGAGCG
This genomic interval carries:
- the ABLIM3 gene encoding actin-binding LIM protein 3 isoform X4 encodes the protein MSTSTVPYQQNPYTAGSGSTVIQCYRCGDTCKGEVVRVQSNHFHIRCFTCQVCGCDLAQSGFFFKNQEYICTHDYQQLYGTRCDSCGDFITGEVISALGRTYHPKCFVCSTCRKPFPIGDKVTFSGKDCVCQNCSHSLISTKPIKIHGPSHCAGCKEEIKQGQSLLALEKQWHVSCFKCQTCGIILTGEYISKDGVPYCESDYHAQFGIKCETCDRYISGRVLEAGGKHYHPTCARCVRCHQMFTAGEEMYLTGSEVWHPICKQAARAEKKLKHRRTSETSISPPGSSIGSPNRVICAKVDNEILNYKDLAALPKIKAIYEVQRPDLISYEPYHRYTSDETLERYSYGESLGTLSPYSQDIYESFDIRQRRASSPGYIDSPTYSRQGMSPTIPRSPHHFYRSGTESGRSSPYYSQLDVRSSTPTSYQAPKHFHIPAAGESNIYRKPPIYKRHATKSKTSEDIAQSSKYSPAYSPDPYYHSESEYWSFQGSPKAPRARRFSSGGEEDGYERGMHKIQSGIGRLILREEMKARSNSYADPWTPPRSSASSREALHTAGYEGSLNGSPRMHYLADSDPLISKSASLPAYRRNGLHRPPSAELFHYDSTNAVNWGMREYKIYPYELLLVKTRGRNQLPKDVDRTRLERHLSQEEFYQIFGMTIAEFDRLALWKRNELKKQARLF
- the ABLIM3 gene encoding actin-binding LIM protein 3 isoform X7, whose amino-acid sequence is MSTSTVPYQQNPYTAGSGSTVIQCYRCGDTCKGEVVRVQSNHFHIRCFTCQVCGCDLAQSGFFFKNQEYICTHDYQQLYGTRCDSCGDFITGEVISALGRTYHPKCFVCSTCRKPFPIGDKVTFSGKDCVCQNCSHSLISTKPIKIHGPSHCAGCKEEIKQGQSLLALEKQWHVSCFKCQTCGIILTGEYISKDGVPYCESDYHAQFGIKCETCDRYISGRVLEAGGKHYHPTCARCVRCHQMFTAGEEMYLTGSEVWHPICKQAARAEKKLKHRRTSETSISPPGSSIGSPNRVICAKVDNEILNYKDLAALPKIKAIYEVQRPDLISYEPYHRYTSDETLERYSYGESLGTLSPYSQDIYESFDIRQRRASSPGYIDSPTYSRQGMSPTIPRSPHHFYRSAAGESNIYRKPPIYKRHATKSKTSEDIAQSSKYSPAYSPDPYYHSESEYWSFQGSPKAPRARRFSSGGEEDGYERGMHKIQSGIGRLILREEMKARSNSYADPWTPPRSSASSREALHTAGYEGSLNGSPRMHYLADSDPLISKSASLPAYRRNGLHRPPSAELFHYDSTNAVNWGMREYKIYPYELLLVKTRGRNQLPKDVDRTRLERHLSQEEFYQIFGMTIAEFDRLALWKRNELKKQARLF
- the ABLIM3 gene encoding actin-binding LIM protein 3 isoform X2, which encodes MSTSIPYQQNPYTAGSGSTVIQCYRCGDTCKGEVVRVQSNHFHIRCFTCQVCGCDLAQSGFFFKNQEYICTHDYQQLYGTRCDSCGDFITGEVISALGRTYHPKCFVCSTCRKPFPIGDKVTFSGKDCVCQNCSHSLISTKPIKIHGPSHCAGCKEEIKQGQSLLALEKQWHVSCFKCQTCGIILTGEYISKDGVPYCESDYHAQFGIKCETCDRYISGRVLEAGGKHYHPTCARCVRCHQMFTAGEEMYLTGSEVWHPICKQAARAEKKLKHRRTSETSISPPGSSIGSPNRVICAKVDNEILNYKDLAALPKIKAIYEVQRPDLISYEPYHRYTSDETLERYSYGESLGTLSPYSQDIYESFDIRQRRASSPGYIDSPTYSRQGMSPTIPRSPHHFYRSGTESGRSSPYYSQLDVRSSTPTSYQAPKHFHIPAAGESNIYRKPPIYKRHAAVDNVPAATKSKTSEDIAQSSKYSPAYSPDPYYHSESEYWSFQGSPKAPRARRFSSGGEEDGYERGMHKIQSGIGRLILREEMKARSNSYADPWTPPRSSASSREALHTAGYEGSLNGSPRMHYLADSDPLISKSASLPAYRRNGLHRPPSAELFHYDSTNAVNWGMREYKIYPYELLLVKTRGRNQLPKDVDRTRLERHLSQEEFYQIFGMTIAEFDRLALWKRNELKKQARLF